One stretch of Schlesneria sp. DSM 10557 DNA includes these proteins:
- a CDS encoding YebC/PmpR family DNA-binding transcriptional regulator, protein MAGHSHWANIAFKKGLVDKKRGKLFGKLSRYIIVAARRGGGDPAANLALRYAIDRARKASMPNDTIDRAVKKGTGELETETYDEVIYEGYGPNGVAILCEILTENRNRTAGEIRKTFEVNGGNLGSTGCVAYLFERKGIIQIPTKAVAEDQLFEVALEAGASDVQQVGDMFEVSCTPDAFQTVTTALETAKIPTESAEVMRVASNTVDLDVEAARAVLKLMELLEDHDDVQSVTANFNIPDSVMAQLEAG, encoded by the coding sequence ATGGCAGGACATTCCCACTGGGCGAATATCGCGTTCAAGAAGGGCCTTGTTGATAAAAAACGAGGAAAACTCTTCGGCAAGCTCTCACGTTACATCATCGTGGCCGCACGTCGCGGCGGCGGTGATCCTGCCGCGAACCTGGCGTTACGCTACGCGATCGACCGCGCCCGCAAGGCCTCGATGCCGAACGACACGATCGACCGGGCGGTCAAAAAGGGGACCGGGGAACTCGAGACCGAAACCTATGACGAGGTCATTTACGAAGGTTATGGGCCAAATGGTGTGGCCATTCTCTGCGAAATTCTGACGGAAAATCGAAACCGGACTGCGGGCGAAATTCGTAAGACCTTCGAAGTGAACGGCGGAAACCTGGGCAGCACGGGGTGCGTTGCGTATCTGTTCGAACGCAAAGGAATTATCCAGATTCCGACGAAAGCCGTTGCCGAAGACCAGCTGTTCGAGGTTGCGCTGGAGGCGGGAGCATCCGATGTGCAGCAGGTTGGTGATATGTTTGAAGTCAGTTGTACTCCTGATGCTTTTCAAACGGTGACGACTGCCCTCGAAACGGCCAAGATTCCTACCGAATCGGCGGAAGTGATGCGTGTCGCCTCCAACACGGTGGATCTCGATGTCGAAGCGGCTCGAGCTGTCCTGAAGTTGATGGAACTGCTCGAAGATCACGACGATGTGCAGAGCGTGACGGCGAATTTTAATATTCCCGACTCAGTGATGGCTCAGTTAGAAGCGGGCTGA
- a CDS encoding tetratricopeptide repeat protein, whose protein sequence is MSNLLRYRVGLAGLLAFGLTKPALSQDEPQKPQTESPSSTAESPDVKGYQQQESDDVALPLKPLVPRSAAITARNEALSWYMTGRLLDSTHRNEPRKALNAFRKAVKLDPEAVEIYRELVPLELQHENLEAAVRYASKAVQLDPDDVEILQLLARQAAISGQLPEAIKHLEQAIKSPRILKTSPEYVGLNKSLGLLYAVTGQKESAADCYEILFDAIKDPEKYGLDSRAKKSLLADPTSTYERIGQILLDGDRLKPALEAFELAGTTRQGAGNLAYNRARVLLLSDKPEEALAELQKYFDAQRTSKGRDAYRLLAEILEKLNKSDELIGRLETLAENDAQNVALQYYLAERLTDVNELERARKIYDTMLQSGGDASGYAGLARVLRKMQKSDDLLDALGRGMARGEEAIASLESEVKALAEDKALVAMLIESGRTRAKAGELKLDEAILLAKLAAALKEADASEEFFQLALSLPPSPNRPKIATQIEFADTMARLRKYRVAAEAYHEILESGQLTEKGRAWTYFSLTQVLTRDNQIDKALEAITKAIQLDDDNYEFRLFESGIYTHARRWDEALLKLEQVMTDFPDVPEVVTRAQFSLSNVYVQKGEMRKGEEILEKVLEMDPESSQANNDLGYLWAEQGKNLERAEKMIRKALQAEPENPAYLDSLGWVLFKLDRIEEAIPPLEQATQNSFGGDATLWDHLGDVLLKAMQTEKAIEAWQTALEHSEEENSPDVELMERIREKLKQHGAQSRPKPAEKGSP, encoded by the coding sequence ATGAGCAATTTACTTCGGTATCGAGTAGGGCTTGCGGGACTTCTTGCCTTCGGTCTGACGAAGCCAGCCTTGTCGCAGGATGAACCCCAGAAGCCGCAGACCGAATCTCCTTCTTCAACGGCAGAGTCACCTGATGTCAAAGGCTATCAGCAGCAGGAATCGGATGATGTCGCTCTGCCGCTGAAGCCCCTGGTGCCTCGTTCCGCCGCAATTACCGCTCGCAATGAAGCCTTGTCGTGGTACATGACGGGGCGACTCCTCGACTCGACACATCGAAACGAGCCTCGCAAGGCTTTGAACGCCTTCCGCAAAGCGGTGAAACTCGATCCCGAAGCGGTCGAAATCTACCGGGAACTGGTTCCGCTGGAATTGCAGCACGAGAACCTGGAAGCGGCCGTTCGTTATGCATCCAAGGCCGTTCAACTCGATCCGGATGACGTTGAAATCCTGCAACTGCTGGCTCGGCAGGCCGCGATTTCCGGGCAGCTTCCAGAAGCGATCAAGCACCTGGAACAAGCGATTAAATCGCCTCGAATTCTCAAGACCTCTCCGGAATATGTGGGACTCAACAAGAGTCTTGGCCTGTTGTATGCCGTTACCGGACAGAAGGAATCGGCGGCGGACTGTTACGAAATTCTGTTTGACGCCATCAAAGATCCGGAAAAGTACGGTCTCGATTCCCGCGCCAAAAAGAGCCTGCTGGCTGATCCCACTTCAACCTACGAGAGAATTGGGCAGATTCTGCTCGACGGCGATCGCCTGAAACCTGCGCTCGAAGCATTTGAACTGGCCGGAACGACCCGGCAAGGTGCTGGTAATCTGGCATATAACCGGGCGCGAGTTCTCCTGCTTTCAGACAAGCCTGAAGAGGCTCTTGCGGAACTCCAGAAGTACTTTGATGCGCAGCGGACGTCGAAGGGACGTGACGCCTATCGACTGCTGGCCGAGATTCTCGAGAAGCTCAATAAATCCGACGAATTGATCGGACGCCTGGAAACGCTGGCAGAGAATGACGCACAGAATGTCGCGCTCCAGTATTACCTGGCGGAACGTCTGACGGACGTAAACGAGCTGGAGCGTGCCCGGAAAATCTACGACACCATGCTGCAAAGTGGCGGGGACGCATCGGGGTATGCAGGACTCGCTCGTGTCTTACGAAAAATGCAGAAGTCGGATGATCTGCTTGACGCACTCGGTCGCGGTATGGCTCGGGGTGAAGAAGCGATTGCGTCGCTGGAGTCCGAAGTGAAAGCCTTGGCCGAAGACAAGGCGCTCGTCGCCATGTTGATCGAGTCGGGCCGAACACGTGCCAAAGCAGGCGAACTGAAGCTCGATGAAGCCATTCTGCTGGCCAAGCTGGCGGCTGCCTTGAAAGAGGCGGATGCATCAGAAGAGTTCTTCCAGTTGGCACTGTCACTTCCCCCCAGCCCGAATCGGCCGAAGATCGCCACTCAGATCGAGTTTGCGGACACAATGGCCCGCCTGCGTAAATATCGCGTCGCTGCCGAGGCCTACCACGAAATCCTCGAGTCCGGTCAGTTGACGGAAAAGGGGAGGGCCTGGACCTACTTCTCGCTGACGCAAGTGCTGACGCGAGACAATCAGATTGACAAAGCACTCGAAGCGATCACAAAAGCGATTCAACTGGACGACGACAACTACGAATTTCGCCTGTTTGAATCGGGGATCTACACCCATGCCCGCCGCTGGGATGAAGCCCTCCTCAAGCTGGAGCAGGTGATGACGGATTTCCCGGATGTCCCCGAAGTCGTCACACGTGCCCAGTTCAGCCTCTCGAACGTTTACGTTCAGAAAGGTGAGATGCGCAAGGGGGAAGAAATCCTCGAAAAGGTCCTGGAAATGGATCCTGAAAGTTCGCAGGCGAATAACGACCTGGGTTATTTGTGGGCCGAGCAGGGCAAAAACCTGGAACGGGCCGAGAAAATGATTCGCAAAGCCCTGCAGGCCGAGCCGGAAAATCCGGCGTACCTGGACAGCCTGGGCTGGGTCTTGTTCAAGCTGGACCGAATTGAAGAGGCCATTCCGCCTCTGGAGCAGGCCACTCAAAACAGTTTCGGCGGCGACGCAACTCTATGGGATCATCTGGGTGATGTCCTGTTGAAAGCCATGCAGACGGAAAAGGCCATTGAAGCCTGGCAGACGGCCCTTGAGCATTCCGAAGAAGAAAATTCTCCTGACGTAGAGCTGATGGAACGGATTCGGGAGAAGCTGAAACAGCACGGAGCTCAGTCACGACCCAAGCCAGCAGAGAAGGGCTCGCCCTGA
- the rbfA gene encoding 30S ribosome-binding factor RbfA, translated as MNTRRVAKAAEAIRESVSMTILVGLRDPRVKNVTVLRAEVSGDLRNAKVYVSIMGDAKAQSLTMHGLESARGYIQAKVADRLQTKNTPVLKFVLDPGVKFSAETSQTLRQVMPDENGVAGAVDSEESEFDSNTAESDDDEGDDDESDTDDVDDESESGSADLR; from the coding sequence ATGAACACGCGTCGCGTTGCCAAAGCTGCAGAAGCGATTCGAGAATCGGTCAGCATGACGATTCTCGTCGGACTTCGGGATCCACGTGTGAAGAACGTCACTGTCTTGCGGGCAGAAGTGAGTGGTGATCTACGCAATGCCAAGGTGTACGTCTCAATCATGGGGGATGCGAAAGCCCAGTCCCTCACGATGCACGGCCTCGAATCGGCGCGAGGCTATATTCAGGCGAAGGTCGCGGATCGATTGCAGACCAAGAACACTCCTGTGTTGAAGTTTGTCCTCGATCCTGGTGTGAAGTTCAGTGCAGAAACATCTCAGACGTTGCGTCAAGTGATGCCAGACGAGAACGGTGTTGCAGGCGCGGTTGATTCGGAAGAGTCCGAGTTCGACAGCAACACCGCCGAATCTGACGACGACGAAGGCGACGATGATGAGAGTGATACCGACGATGTTGACGACGAGAGCGAGTCGGGAAGTGCCGACTTGCGGTAA
- the infB gene encoding translation initiation factor IF-2: protein MKIRIFALAKELDIDSKILIDFCTKAGITIKNSALASISPEERDRVMEIIRSSGSTTAAPPVAAAPAAAPPPVAATREPVADLAVKSRPIRVMGAKPPLMVPRSRPSESVPPKPPVEPQVEEPVQPTEEIAPAPVPPAPPVVTPPTPPVVEEKVEVPTQPAPVLEKKSAPVAPVVAPKPIPELPPELPPVVAVAKPVVEPPSAPPKSRPTPAAEERPVLSPPPAPRSDFAAPVPPQKSMRVMVSRGTNEMGGAKGSASAKKAKTVAPLIAEIPRFKAPPSMKAPKPEEAAPQRPTQRFNADGPPKDAPLGPIVRKRAETTTTKKKVGDDEPDDGKVKKHVGGASLQDARNQRRKVTLKDIDEDEDRGGRGSRVRPKPQRRSGPVPLKSTAELELPLTVRSLSEGIGRPAKSIMQILWQRGDMVTINSALEEDVAVEVCLELGVDLQIHRPKTIEDEVTEVVEGEDKPEDLQVRPPIITILGHVDHGKTTLVDKLRSANVAASEHGGITQHIAAYQIEHNGRKLTFVDTPGHAAFGEMRARGAHVTDIVVLVVAANDGVMPQTVECISHARAAGVPLVVAMNKVDLPERNEQRVLTELSSHNVLAAEWGGDVEVIRTSGLTGQGLPELLDTLLLTAELHEFTANPNRPASGACLEAFRDEGRGPLAWLIVQRGTLRVGDVVLCGGAYGRIRAMYNERDEELTEALPSTPVKIAGLDIVPGAGEQFLVLPDVDAAREAAEERRSKGRATVLANMGGKRTLEDILNATTEGEIRDLAVIVKADTPGSLEAIRSELNKFEHPEVRVKLLHQGVGGVNESDVYLASASNAVIFAFHVIAEDRAQLLAQQEGVEIRRYNIIYEVMDEIRKILEGMLKPEQKEVATGRAIVLRTFSITRFGTIAGCRVLNGTIERSSRIHLIREQRVINTYNIASLKREKEDAREVREGMECGIRLENYNDVKEGDLLEAFKIEEVKRKLE from the coding sequence TTGAAAATCCGGATCTTCGCTCTTGCCAAAGAGCTTGATATCGACAGCAAGATTTTGATTGATTTCTGCACGAAAGCAGGAATTACGATCAAGAACTCCGCCTTGGCGAGCATTTCGCCAGAAGAGCGCGATCGGGTGATGGAGATTATTCGGTCGAGTGGCTCCACTACCGCTGCGCCTCCCGTAGCAGCAGCCCCGGCCGCAGCTCCGCCCCCTGTGGCAGCGACGCGTGAGCCGGTTGCCGATCTTGCCGTGAAATCGCGGCCGATCCGAGTCATGGGTGCCAAGCCACCGCTGATGGTACCCCGATCTCGCCCCTCTGAATCGGTTCCCCCCAAACCGCCAGTTGAGCCGCAAGTTGAAGAACCTGTGCAGCCGACGGAAGAGATTGCACCGGCCCCGGTACCACCGGCGCCGCCTGTCGTAACTCCTCCAACCCCACCGGTTGTCGAAGAAAAAGTTGAAGTACCCACGCAACCTGCTCCTGTCTTGGAGAAGAAGTCGGCGCCGGTTGCGCCTGTCGTGGCCCCAAAGCCGATCCCCGAATTACCTCCAGAGCTTCCGCCCGTGGTCGCAGTCGCGAAACCTGTTGTAGAACCCCCATCTGCTCCTCCTAAAAGTCGTCCGACTCCTGCCGCCGAAGAACGGCCGGTATTGTCGCCGCCGCCGGCGCCCCGTTCGGACTTCGCCGCCCCTGTTCCCCCACAGAAATCCATGCGTGTCATGGTGTCTCGTGGTACGAATGAGATGGGTGGAGCGAAGGGGTCTGCCTCTGCAAAGAAGGCCAAGACCGTCGCGCCGTTGATCGCTGAGATTCCGCGATTCAAAGCTCCTCCGTCGATGAAGGCTCCCAAGCCGGAAGAGGCGGCACCGCAGCGACCGACCCAGCGTTTCAACGCTGACGGTCCGCCAAAGGATGCACCGCTCGGGCCGATTGTTCGCAAGCGTGCTGAAACCACGACTACGAAGAAGAAGGTTGGTGACGACGAACCGGATGACGGCAAGGTCAAGAAGCACGTCGGTGGTGCGTCTCTTCAGGATGCCCGTAACCAGCGACGCAAAGTCACGCTGAAGGACATCGATGAAGACGAAGATCGCGGTGGCCGGGGATCGCGTGTACGGCCGAAGCCACAGCGTCGCTCGGGGCCCGTGCCGCTCAAGTCGACCGCCGAACTCGAACTTCCGTTGACCGTTCGTTCGTTGTCGGAAGGAATCGGACGACCTGCGAAATCGATTATGCAGATTCTGTGGCAACGAGGTGACATGGTCACCATCAACTCCGCTCTCGAAGAAGACGTTGCTGTCGAGGTTTGCCTGGAACTGGGTGTCGATCTGCAGATCCACCGTCCGAAAACGATCGAGGACGAAGTGACTGAAGTCGTTGAGGGTGAAGACAAGCCGGAAGATCTGCAGGTTCGTCCTCCGATCATTACGATTCTGGGGCATGTCGATCACGGTAAGACGACGCTGGTGGATAAGCTGCGTTCTGCGAACGTCGCCGCGTCTGAACATGGTGGAATCACCCAGCACATCGCGGCCTACCAGATCGAACACAACGGTCGTAAGCTGACCTTTGTGGATACACCTGGTCACGCTGCCTTCGGTGAAATGCGTGCTCGCGGTGCACACGTGACAGACATCGTCGTTCTCGTGGTGGCGGCTAACGATGGCGTGATGCCTCAGACGGTCGAGTGTATTTCGCACGCCCGTGCCGCCGGGGTTCCATTGGTCGTTGCCATGAACAAGGTCGACCTGCCCGAGCGAAATGAACAGCGTGTGTTGACGGAGTTGTCGTCGCATAACGTGCTCGCGGCCGAATGGGGTGGCGACGTTGAAGTAATCCGCACCTCGGGTCTCACCGGCCAGGGATTGCCTGAACTGCTCGATACCTTGTTGTTGACGGCCGAACTCCATGAGTTCACCGCCAATCCAAATCGTCCTGCTTCGGGTGCTTGTCTGGAAGCATTCCGTGATGAAGGTCGCGGCCCACTGGCATGGCTGATCGTTCAGAGAGGAACGCTCCGCGTAGGCGATGTCGTCCTGTGTGGTGGTGCCTATGGCCGAATCCGAGCCATGTACAACGAGCGTGATGAAGAACTGACCGAAGCTCTGCCTTCGACGCCAGTGAAGATCGCCGGTCTGGACATCGTACCGGGTGCGGGTGAGCAATTCCTGGTTCTGCCAGACGTTGACGCGGCTCGCGAAGCGGCTGAAGAGCGTCGCTCAAAGGGGCGAGCAACCGTTCTGGCGAATATGGGTGGCAAGCGAACGCTCGAGGATATCCTCAATGCGACAACCGAGGGCGAGATTCGCGATCTGGCCGTGATCGTCAAAGCGGATACTCCGGGATCGCTGGAAGCAATTCGCAGCGAACTCAACAAGTTTGAGCATCCGGAAGTTCGCGTCAAGCTGTTGCACCAGGGTGTCGGTGGGGTGAACGAAAGCGATGTTTATCTGGCATCCGCTTCGAATGCTGTGATTTTTGCCTTCCATGTGATTGCGGAAGATCGGGCTCAACTGCTGGCGCAGCAGGAAGGTGTCGAGATTCGGCGTTACAACATCATCTACGAGGTGATGGACGAGATTCGCAAGATTCTCGAAGGAATGCTGAAGCCCGAGCAGAAGGAAGTGGCAACCGGTCGAGCGATCGTGCTGCGAACCTTCAGCATCACGCGGTTTGGTACCATCGCGGGCTGTCGCGTGCTCAATGGGACCATCGAACGTTCCAGCCGGATTCATCTGATCCGCGAGCAGCGTGTCATCAATACCTACAACATCGCTTCGCTGAAGCGTGAGAAGGAAGATGCTCGCGAAGTTCGTGAAGGGATGGAATGCGGTATTCGTCTCGAGAACTATAACGACGTCAAGGAAGGTGACTTGCTTGAGGCGTTCAAGATCGAAGAGGTCAAACGAAAGCTGGAATAG